In one Butyrivibrio proteoclasticus B316 genomic region, the following are encoded:
- a CDS encoding HD-GYP domain-containing protein: MKKIFTKDLLPGMVLASKVVTENLNIILNKGAVLDEAAIAKLTFYSIYEVEVEDESIYSDPDDPEYVGLTSSERLRRSPEFKSFKHDFELCAHKFENAMKDIVAGNTAIDTDLLLAPVYSLLKKGKTTSDVFIMLNNLRDYDDATYTHCINVALSSNILAQWLRWSDEEIETVTLSGLFHDIGKICIPEEIVTKPGKLNPEELAIMRTHPQKGYDAIKTLDISVHVKNAALMHHERCDESGYPAKLTAPQIDKFAKIVAIADVYDAMTSARYYRKAMCPFIALQTLEDEGLQKYDAEMIICFLQNIVNTYLQSTVRLNTGEIGEIVFINKTFLAKPTIKISDDYIDLSKCPGVYIKELL, translated from the coding sequence ATGAAAAAGATTTTTACCAAAGATCTACTTCCCGGCATGGTTCTTGCTTCAAAAGTAGTCACCGAAAATCTTAATATAATTTTAAATAAAGGAGCAGTCCTTGATGAGGCTGCGATTGCAAAGCTTACCTTCTATTCAATATATGAAGTAGAAGTTGAAGATGAAAGTATCTATTCAGATCCCGATGATCCGGAGTATGTCGGACTCACATCTTCTGAACGTCTTCGCAGATCACCTGAGTTCAAATCTTTTAAGCATGACTTCGAGCTTTGTGCACATAAATTCGAAAATGCGATGAAAGACATTGTTGCTGGCAACACCGCAATAGACACAGATTTGCTGTTAGCTCCCGTGTACAGTCTTCTTAAAAAGGGCAAGACCACTTCCGACGTATTTATTATGCTCAATAATCTTAGAGACTATGATGATGCCACTTACACACATTGCATCAATGTTGCTCTTTCATCTAATATTCTCGCTCAATGGCTCAGATGGAGCGATGAAGAAATTGAGACAGTCACATTATCAGGACTCTTTCACGATATTGGCAAAATATGTATACCGGAGGAAATAGTTACCAAGCCCGGAAAGCTAAATCCCGAAGAACTCGCAATAATGAGGACTCATCCTCAGAAAGGATATGATGCCATCAAAACTCTGGACATAAGTGTACATGTCAAAAATGCTGCTCTTATGCACCATGAAAGATGTGATGAATCCGGCTATCCCGCCAAATTAACAGCTCCTCAGATAGATAAATTTGCCAAGATTGTTGCAATTGCCGACGTGTATGATGCCATGACAAGTGCCAGATACTATCGCAAGGCAATGTGCCCTTTTATAGCGCTTCAGACTCTTGAGGATGAAGGTCTTCAGAAATACGATGCAGAAATGATCATCTGCTTTTTGCAAAACATTGTCAATACATATCTGCAGTCAACTGTAAGACTTAACACAGGCGAAATCGGAGAAATAGTTTTCATAAACAAGACTTTTCTTGCTAAACCGACAATCAAAATCAGCGATGATTACATTGACCTGAGTAAATGCCCAGGAGTTTATATTAAAGAATTATTGTAA
- a CDS encoding ECF transporter S component, translating into MKETQTLFDTIRGNLGTFLALVLLVVGAIAITVVVEKIASKREKERTGRSEEMFSIRRVAIIGVFSAIAFVLMFLEFPLPFAPSFYKFDFSDIPALIGGFAAGPMVGVMIEFIKVALNIIIQGTTSGFVGEIANFVVGAAFILPATIIYRFKKTRKVALISCLVGTLTIAIVGSTLNAFFLLPAYAIMFGSGIDAFIQMGAAINPAISNVFTFCLFAVAPFNLVKGVADSAITFLVYKQLSPILKADQMAVPKKVANNEA; encoded by the coding sequence ATGAAAGAAACACAGACACTATTTGACACGATCAGGGGAAACCTTGGTACATTCCTGGCACTTGTCCTACTGGTTGTAGGAGCTATTGCTATTACAGTAGTTGTTGAGAAGATTGCAAGCAAGAGGGAAAAAGAGAGAACCGGAAGAAGCGAGGAAATGTTCAGCATCAGGAGAGTGGCCATTATCGGCGTATTCTCTGCCATAGCATTTGTTCTTATGTTCCTGGAGTTTCCGCTTCCATTTGCACCATCTTTTTATAAGTTTGATTTTAGTGATATTCCAGCGCTTATCGGTGGATTTGCTGCCGGTCCGATGGTTGGTGTTATGATCGAGTTTATCAAGGTAGCGCTTAACATTATCATTCAGGGAACAACATCAGGATTTGTTGGTGAAATTGCTAACTTTGTTGTTGGTGCTGCCTTTATTCTTCCTGCAACTATCATCTACAGATTCAAGAAAACCAGAAAGGTTGCACTTATCAGCTGCCTTGTAGGTACACTTACAATTGCTATTGTAGGCTCAACACTTAATGCTTTCTTCCTTCTTCCTGCTTATGCGATAATGTTTGGAAGCGGCATTGATGCATTTATTCAAATGGGAGCAGCGATAAATCCTGCAATTTCAAATGTATTTACATTCTGTTTGTTTGCAGTTGCACCATTTAACCTTGTTAAAGGAGTTGCGGATTCAGCCATCACATTCCTTGTATATAAGCAGCTCAGCCCAATCCTTAAGGCTGATCAGATGGCAGTTCCCAAGAAGGTAGCAAACAACGAAGCTTGA
- the tsaE gene encoding tRNA (adenosine(37)-N6)-threonylcarbamoyltransferase complex ATPase subunit type 1 TsaE encodes MEIVTKHETFSAQETFEIGRRIGENAQPGMVYTLVGDLGVGKTVLTQGVAKGLGITGPVSSPTFTILQVYDEGRIPFYHFDVYRIGDVSEMDEIGYEDYFYGDGICFVEWANLIEELLPEHYTEIVIEKNLEKGFDYRLITMTKK; translated from the coding sequence ATGGAAATTGTAACTAAGCATGAGACATTCAGCGCGCAGGAAACCTTTGAAATAGGCAGAAGAATAGGAGAGAACGCCCAACCGGGAATGGTTTATACACTTGTTGGTGACCTTGGTGTCGGCAAAACCGTGCTGACGCAGGGAGTTGCGAAGGGACTAGGTATTACGGGACCTGTCAGCAGCCCTACTTTTACGATATTACAGGTGTATGATGAGGGCAGAATACCTTTCTATCATTTTGATGTCTACAGAATTGGTGATGTAAGCGAGATGGATGAGATAGGCTATGAGGACTATTTCTATGGAGATGGAATCTGCTTTGTTGAGTGGGCCAATCTTATAGAAGAGCTATTGCCTGAACATTATACTGAAATTGTTATAGAGAAGAATCTGGAAAAAGGTTTTGACTATCGTTTGATAACCATGACCAAGAAATAA
- a CDS encoding bifunctional tRNA (adenosine(37)-N6)-threonylcarbamoyltransferase complex dimerization subunit type 1 TsaB/ribosomal protein alanine acetyltransferase RimI, which translates to MKILGIDTSGLVGAVAVADGDMLVSQFSIQYKTTHSEILMPMMEDIRSKINLDLSTIDAIAVAKGPGSFTGLRIGSATAKGLALALDKPIIPIPTVDAIAYNLYGVEKIICPMMDAKRKQVYTGLYTFVPNTPEGKSFERTFDMQVIHEQFATSIEDIVGRINEIGKPVVLLGDGIPAYHDELEKLLKVPYSIAPMHQNRQSGAALVALAMQYAAQGRMISGDEFAPEYLRLSQAEREAQEKDSGKIAEDREKRKLESRKTPGIVRIRPMTAEDIDDAALLEKENLGKEAWNGKQLLDALTRDDTFYLVAEKAGRVVGMCGVQNISGDGEVTNVSVARDCRGEGIGYKMLKQLLERGRGIGIKDYTLEVRAGNEHAIRLYERLGFKSEGIRPGFYDEPKEDAAIYWKRLEQEQ; encoded by the coding sequence ATGAAAATATTAGGAATTGATACATCTGGACTTGTGGGAGCTGTGGCTGTTGCAGATGGCGATATGCTTGTTTCCCAGTTCTCAATCCAGTACAAAACAACACATTCAGAGATTTTAATGCCTATGATGGAAGACATCAGAAGTAAGATCAATCTTGACCTGTCAACCATCGATGCGATAGCTGTGGCTAAGGGACCGGGGTCTTTTACCGGGCTTCGTATAGGAAGTGCTACGGCCAAGGGACTTGCACTTGCACTTGATAAGCCGATCATTCCTATACCTACAGTTGACGCAATTGCATATAATCTCTATGGCGTTGAGAAGATAATATGCCCTATGATGGACGCTAAGAGGAAGCAAGTCTATACCGGGCTCTATACCTTTGTGCCCAATACTCCTGAAGGAAAGAGCTTCGAGAGAACCTTTGATATGCAGGTTATTCATGAGCAGTTTGCAACATCAATAGAGGATATTGTAGGACGGATCAATGAAATAGGTAAGCCTGTAGTCCTTTTGGGAGACGGAATTCCGGCGTACCACGATGAGCTTGAGAAACTTCTCAAGGTGCCGTATTCTATTGCACCTATGCATCAGAACAGGCAGAGTGGAGCAGCCCTTGTGGCGCTCGCAATGCAGTATGCGGCTCAGGGACGCATGATTTCCGGTGACGAGTTTGCTCCTGAGTACCTGAGATTATCCCAGGCTGAGAGAGAGGCTCAAGAGAAGGATAGCGGGAAGATAGCAGAAGACAGGGAAAAGAGAAAGCTCGAATCGCGTAAAACTCCGGGAATTGTCAGGATCAGGCCTATGACTGCTGAGGATATTGATGATGCAGCTCTTTTGGAAAAAGAGAACCTTGGCAAGGAGGCATGGAATGGCAAGCAGCTGCTTGACGCGCTTACAAGGGATGACACTTTTTATCTTGTGGCTGAGAAAGCCGGAAGAGTTGTCGGAATGTGCGGAGTACAGAATATTTCCGGAGACGGTGAAGTTACAAATGTCTCAGTTGCAAGAGATTGTCGCGGAGAAGGAATTGGCTACAAGATGCTCAAACAACTCCTTGAAAGAGGCAGAGGAATAGGCATCAAGGATTATACACTGGAAGTTAGAGCCGGCAATGAGCATGCCATAAGACTTTATGAGAGGCTTGGCTTTAAGAGTGAAGGAATTCGTCCGGGATTTTATGACGAGCCCAAGGAGGATGCTGCGATTTATTGGAAGCGTCTTGAACAGGAACAGTAA